A window of Juglans regia cultivar Chandler chromosome 7, Walnut 2.0, whole genome shotgun sequence contains these coding sequences:
- the LOC109005423 gene encoding auxin-responsive protein SAUR78-like, whose product MAKNGKLTKLKSAIKRWPSFPKLTRTASSVAAANESDQASKELHAVYVGKSRRRYLVSSEIIEHPLFQELVDKSSTGEHNDGVAVACEVVLFEHLLWMLENAKTQLGSMDELVEFYTC is encoded by the coding sequence ATGGCCAAAAACGGGAAGCTAACAAAGCTCAAGTCGGCCATAAAAAGATGGCCTTCATTCCCCAAGCTCACTCGCACCGCCAGCTCCGTGGCTGCGGCTAACGAATCCGATCAGGCGTCGAAGGAACTTCATGCTGTTTACGTGGGAAAGTCTCGGCGGCGATACCTTGTAAGCTCCGAAATCATCGAGCACCCTCTCTTTCAGGAGCTGGTGGACAAGTCGTCGACCGGTGAACATAATGATGGGGTAGCGGTTGCTTGTGAAGTGGTTCTGTTTGAGCACTTGCTGTGGATGCTTGAGAATGCTAAGACTCAGTTGGGGTCCATGGATGAGCTTGTTGAGTTCTACACTTGCTGA